One window from the genome of Mucilaginibacter ginsenosidivorans encodes:
- a CDS encoding DUF3109 family protein, whose amino-acid sequence MIEIGSVLVHEDVVKENFVCNLKKCKGACCLEGDSGAPLNHDELAILDEIYPKVKPFMTAKGIRTIEENGTYVTDFEGDYTTPCVDTNKECAYVTWENGITKCAIEKAYEYGVINWKKPISCHLYPIRITKYPEFDVLNYDRWNICSPACAFGNELKVHVHEFLKEPLIRKYGPDWYRELEEAVNDIKP is encoded by the coding sequence ATGATAGAAATAGGCAGTGTATTGGTGCATGAAGATGTGGTGAAAGAAAATTTTGTGTGCAACCTGAAGAAATGCAAGGGCGCCTGCTGCCTTGAGGGCGATTCGGGTGCACCCCTCAATCATGATGAACTGGCCATACTTGATGAAATATACCCAAAAGTAAAGCCTTTTATGACTGCTAAGGGTATCCGCACGATAGAGGAAAACGGCACTTATGTTACCGATTTTGAAGGAGACTATACTACCCCCTGCGTGGATACTAATAAGGAGTGCGCCTATGTGACCTGGGAAAACGGGATAACCAAGTGCGCTATCGAGAAAGCTTATGAATATGGTGTTATCAACTGGAAAAAGCCGATCTCGTGTCACCTTTACCCCATCCGCATTACGAAATACCCCGAGTTTGATGTATTGAACTACGACCGCTGGAACATTTGCAGCCCGGCCTGCGCATTTGGCAATGAATTAAAAGTTCATGTGCACGAATTCCTGAAAGAGCCGTTGATACGCAAATACGGTCCGGACTGGTACCGGGAATTGGAAGAGGCGGTGAATGATATAAAACCTTAG
- a CDS encoding DUF6364 family protein produces the protein MTTKLTLTIEDHVIDSAKAYARKKGESLSNIVENYLKSITAQADKEIIISEKVSRMMGVIKLPGDYDYKTELGKAITKEHQ, from the coding sequence ATGACGACTAAATTAACATTGACTATAGAGGACCACGTAATTGATTCGGCAAAAGCTTACGCGCGGAAAAAGGGAGAGAGTTTATCCAATATAGTAGAAAATTATTTGAAATCGATAACTGCACAAGCAGACAAGGAAATTATTATATCCGAGAAGGTGAGCAGGATGATGGGTGTGATCAAATTGCCCGGGGACTACGACTATAAAACAGAACTTGGAAAAGCTATAACTAAAGAGCACCAATAA
- the gmd gene encoding GDP-mannose 4,6-dehydratase, protein MKKALITGITGQDGAYLAEFLLKKGYEVHGVKRRSSLFNTDRIDHLYRDPHETGVKFKLYYGDMTDSTNLIRLVQEVQPDEIYNLAAQSHVKVSFETPEYTANADGVGVLRLLEAVRLLGMTEKTRIYQASTSELYGLVQAVPQNETTPFYPRSPYAVAKLYGYWIIVNYREAYNMYACNGILFNHESPIRGETFVTRKITRAASKIALGLQNCLYVGNLLAKRDWGHAKDYIEAMWLMLQQDKAEDFVIATGITTTVRDFIRLSFAELGIEIEFSGKDEREKGVIIDIDQDKVTELGLNADALRFGQTVVKVDPKYFRPTEVELLIGDATKAREKLGWVPKYDLEALVKDMICADLQEVKKDDYLRRGGFKTLNYFE, encoded by the coding sequence ATGAAAAAGGCGTTGATCACCGGAATTACCGGGCAGGACGGGGCATATTTGGCTGAGTTTCTGCTTAAAAAAGGGTACGAAGTGCACGGTGTCAAAAGGCGCTCATCGCTATTCAACACCGATCGCATCGACCACTTATACCGCGACCCGCACGAAACAGGCGTAAAATTTAAGCTTTATTATGGGGATATGACCGACTCTACCAACCTGATCAGGCTGGTGCAGGAGGTGCAGCCCGATGAGATATACAATCTTGCAGCGCAGAGCCATGTTAAAGTGAGTTTCGAAACTCCTGAATATACCGCAAATGCTGATGGCGTGGGCGTATTGCGCCTGCTCGAAGCAGTCCGCTTGCTTGGGATGACAGAAAAGACCCGCATCTACCAGGCTTCAACGTCCGAACTTTATGGGTTGGTGCAGGCCGTTCCGCAAAACGAAACCACGCCGTTTTACCCGCGATCGCCTTACGCGGTAGCAAAACTGTATGGCTATTGGATAATTGTGAATTACCGCGAAGCTTATAACATGTACGCCTGCAATGGTATCCTGTTCAACCATGAAAGCCCGATACGGGGAGAAACGTTCGTAACCCGTAAGATAACGCGGGCGGCATCGAAGATCGCCCTCGGGCTGCAAAACTGCCTGTACGTGGGTAACTTATTAGCCAAACGCGATTGGGGCCACGCCAAGGATTACATTGAAGCCATGTGGCTGATGCTGCAACAGGATAAAGCCGAGGATTTTGTGATAGCTACCGGCATAACAACAACCGTGCGCGATTTCATAAGATTGTCATTTGCCGAATTAGGGATAGAAATAGAGTTTAGCGGTAAAGATGAGCGCGAAAAGGGCGTTATCATCGATATAGACCAGGATAAAGTAACCGAACTGGGCTTAAATGCCGACGCATTAAGATTTGGCCAGACGGTAGTAAAAGTAGATCCGAAATATTTCAGGCCCACGGAAGTTGAACTGTTGATAGGCGATGCGACAAAAGCCCGCGAAAAACTGGGATGGGTGCCAAAATATGACCTGGAGGCGCTTGTAAAGGATATGATCTGTGCTGATCTTCAGGAGGTCAAAAAAGATGATTATTTAAGAAGAGGGGGTTTTAAGACCCTAAACTATTTTGAATAA
- a CDS encoding DinB family protein translates to MKHTKWFDRKFDFSTEQNIFPSIIERLKGTPARLEEKMRTVPVAILNLKPEGAWSIKENIGHLTDLEPLWQGRLEDIINGEEELRPTDLANRKTDEANHNAKSLDELLNDFRQIRAQTVSMLENLDEQTIFKSALHPRLKTPMRTMDLFLFVADHDDHHMAGITELTR, encoded by the coding sequence ATGAAACACACCAAATGGTTTGACAGGAAGTTCGATTTCAGTACTGAACAAAACATTTTCCCTTCAATTATCGAACGTCTTAAAGGAACCCCTGCGCGGCTCGAAGAGAAGATGAGGACAGTTCCGGTTGCAATTTTAAACCTTAAGCCCGAAGGTGCCTGGTCCATAAAAGAAAATATCGGTCACCTGACCGACCTCGAGCCGCTTTGGCAGGGACGGCTGGAAGACATTATAAATGGCGAAGAAGAATTGCGCCCCACCGACCTGGCAAACCGGAAGACGGATGAGGCTAATCACAACGCGAAATCTCTGGATGAGCTATTGAACGATTTCAGGCAAATTAGAGCACAAACGGTATCGATGCTTGAAAATCTGGATGAACAAACCATCTTCAAATCAGCGTTGCATCCCCGGTTAAAAACGCCTATGCGTACGATGGATCTTTTCTTGTTTGTCGCCGACCATGACGATCATCATATGGCGGGGATAACAGAGTTGACGAGGTAA
- a CDS encoding type II toxin-antitoxin system VapC family toxin: MKNIFIDTNVVIDFLADRRPFSIDAARLFDLAINQKVKVHISAVSYNNIYYILRQSLTRDVTIKLLEELSGMTEIVDVTNDIIRKSLKTDFKDYEDAIQYYSALSLPEIDFIVTRNSRDFKKSIISVLTPAEAIASLNNF; this comes from the coding sequence ATGAAGAACATATTTATTGACACAAATGTCGTAATCGATTTTTTGGCGGACCGGCGCCCGTTCTCAATTGATGCCGCGAGATTGTTTGACCTGGCTATCAACCAAAAGGTTAAAGTTCACATTTCTGCTGTTTCCTACAACAATATTTACTATATCCTTCGGCAATCTTTGACCCGTGATGTAACGATAAAGTTGTTAGAGGAACTATCAGGGATGACCGAAATAGTCGATGTAACCAATGATATTATCAGGAAATCCTTAAAGACCGACTTTAAAGATTACGAGGACGCTATTCAATATTACAGTGCATTAAGCCTGCCTGAAATTGATTTTATCGTTACCCGCAACTCACGAGACTTTAAGAAAAGTATTATTTCTGTACTTACACCTGCTGAGGCAATAGCTTCGTTGAATAACTTTTGA